Proteins encoded by one window of Streptomyces uncialis:
- a CDS encoding sigma-70 family RNA polymerase sigma factor — MAKDTPPRWDRKMQQRLGRGEAAALGELYDRFASLVHGLAHRVLGDQQGADRITREVFTHVWEHPDSYDPKQGPLRTWIAALTHRFAVERLRRAGTAALADGSSGGTDDLERKVRHASATARADYIVASMPQPLRTALEQAYFQRRDYHQTAAELGVTADEARRRLRLGLQLLATAHDTSGTPPEPGSTL, encoded by the coding sequence ATGGCGAAGGACACTCCGCCGCGCTGGGACCGGAAGATGCAGCAGCGGCTGGGGCGCGGCGAAGCGGCCGCGCTCGGCGAGCTGTACGACCGGTTCGCGTCCCTGGTGCACGGTCTCGCCCATCGCGTCCTCGGGGACCAGCAGGGCGCCGACCGGATCACCCGTGAGGTCTTCACGCACGTGTGGGAGCACCCCGACTCCTACGACCCCAAGCAGGGCCCGCTGCGCACCTGGATCGCCGCCCTGACCCACCGTTTCGCCGTCGAGCGGCTGCGGCGGGCCGGGACCGCCGCCCTCGCCGACGGCAGCAGCGGCGGCACCGACGATCTGGAGCGCAAGGTGCGCCACGCGTCGGCGACGGCCCGCGCGGACTACATCGTCGCGTCCATGCCCCAGCCTCTGCGCACCGCCCTTGAGCAGGCGTATTTCCAGCGCCGGGACTACCACCAGACGGCCGCCGAGCTCGGGGTCACGGCCGACGAGGCCCGCCGAAGACTCCGGCTCGGCCTGCAACTCCTGGCCACCGCCCATGACACCTCGGGCACCCCACCCGAACCGGGGAGCACCTTGTGA
- a CDS encoding MDMPI N domain containing protein, with product MNDPERPAPHAGPGDRHRAHDDQDGTAVDGGDGGPRDGSAAPGTDAPRPLGTDPDPDPDGRTSAPRAPSPRARAGTAAPHPPGAPPTEQDTPERHPAHPASPEAPASSGPPTHGVLKSLLGAWALSACSPGETAAVERHLGECGLCAAEALRLRDAVRLLHPAETLDLDPGLRTRVLDSCLGRRPPRIPVPGWATPYDAETARLDALLQDFGDAEWQTPVRLRWYEDSRPHSRGTTVAGVIAHLLTVDGLVAGALGLADPLHARVRAAGSADGPAGPAARTEAYWAALLDPPTREVRTPWRDQSHALVRTVAFAAGDAAHAAGSSGLLPVSYGDFELPLRDAMVDRAFECWVHATDIAEAVDYPYGPPAPRHLTRLIELGARLLPTALAARRRAGLASPPRRLGEAGAPGRSLRLEIEGAGGGDWYIPLDSPAALGSADHEVAHIALDGTEFCRLAAGHVSPEEAAAGQKGDKEAIREVLAAAAALSRL from the coding sequence GTGAACGACCCGGAGCGGCCCGCCCCCCACGCCGGCCCCGGCGACCGCCACCGCGCCCACGACGACCAGGACGGCACAGCGGTGGACGGCGGTGACGGCGGTCCCCGGGACGGCTCCGCGGCACCCGGCACCGACGCCCCACGCCCACTCGGCACGGACCCCGACCCCGACCCCGACGGGCGGACGTCCGCCCCACGCGCACCGTCCCCGCGCGCCCGCGCCGGAACGGCCGCCCCGCACCCGCCCGGCGCGCCGCCGACGGAACAGGACACCCCCGAGCGGCACCCCGCACACCCCGCGTCCCCCGAGGCACCCGCGTCGTCCGGACCGCCGACGCACGGCGTCCTGAAGTCGCTGCTGGGCGCGTGGGCGCTCAGCGCGTGCTCACCCGGGGAGACGGCCGCCGTCGAGCGGCATCTGGGCGAGTGCGGGCTGTGTGCCGCGGAGGCACTGCGGCTGCGGGACGCCGTGCGGCTGCTGCATCCCGCGGAGACGCTGGACCTCGACCCGGGGCTGCGGACCCGGGTCCTCGACAGCTGTCTGGGCCGCCGTCCGCCGCGTATCCCGGTGCCCGGGTGGGCCACGCCCTACGACGCGGAGACGGCCCGGCTCGACGCGCTCCTCCAGGACTTCGGGGACGCCGAGTGGCAGACGCCCGTCCGGCTGCGCTGGTACGAGGACTCGCGGCCCCACAGCCGCGGGACCACCGTCGCGGGGGTCATCGCGCATCTGCTGACCGTGGACGGTCTGGTGGCGGGCGCGCTCGGGCTGGCCGACCCGCTGCACGCGCGCGTGCGCGCCGCCGGGAGCGCCGACGGCCCGGCCGGGCCCGCCGCGCGCACCGAGGCGTACTGGGCCGCCCTGCTCGACCCGCCCACGCGCGAGGTCCGCACCCCGTGGCGCGATCAGAGCCACGCGCTGGTGCGGACGGTGGCGTTCGCCGCCGGGGACGCCGCCCACGCGGCCGGGTCGTCCGGTCTGCTCCCCGTGTCGTACGGGGACTTCGAGCTGCCGTTGCGGGACGCCATGGTGGACCGCGCCTTCGAGTGCTGGGTGCACGCCACGGACATCGCCGAGGCCGTCGACTACCCGTACGGTCCTCCGGCCCCGCGCCATCTGACCCGGCTGATCGAGCTCGGCGCCCGGCTGCTGCCCACCGCGCTCGCCGCACGGCGTCGCGCGGGGCTCGCGTCCCCGCCCCGGCGGCTGGGCGAGGCGGGTGCCCCGGGGCGCAGTCTGCGCCTGGAGATCGAGGGCGCGGGCGGCGGCGACTGGTACATCCCGCTGGACTCACCGGCGGCCCTCGGCTCCGCGGACCACGAGGTCGCCCACATAGCGCTGGACGGCACGGAGTTCTGCCGGCTGGCCGCCGGACATGTCTCCCCGGAGGAGGCGGCCGCGGGCCAGAAGGGCGACAAGGAGGCCATCAGGGAGGTCCTGGCCGCCGCGGCGGCCCTCAGCCGTCTCTGA
- a CDS encoding ATP-binding protein, with product MQVLQVQLEVRPDPSEVGRARRWARSRLAGSGIAADEPLAETLILLVSELVTNAVVHTGCPAVLRILLSGRGPDAETEPETVRVEVADSCARPPRPRHAEGDETGGRGLELVDGLADRWGWQREGSGKRIWCEVDRSGAGNSLRNGFGFTYEAVRPV from the coding sequence GTGCAGGTGCTTCAGGTGCAGTTGGAAGTCCGGCCTGACCCCTCGGAGGTGGGGCGGGCCCGGAGGTGGGCGCGGTCACGGCTCGCCGGTTCGGGCATAGCGGCGGACGAGCCGTTGGCCGAGACCCTCATCCTGCTGGTGTCGGAGCTGGTCACCAACGCCGTCGTGCACACCGGATGCCCCGCTGTGCTGCGCATCCTGCTGTCCGGACGCGGTCCGGACGCGGAGACCGAGCCCGAGACCGTCCGGGTGGAGGTGGCCGACTCCTGTGCGCGGCCACCGCGTCCCCGGCACGCCGAGGGCGACGAGACGGGCGGACGTGGCCTCGAACTCGTCGACGGGCTCGCCGACCGGTGGGGCTGGCAGCGCGAGGGGTCGGGCAAGCGGATCTGGTGCGAGGTGGACCGCTCCGGGGCGGGCAACTCGCTCCGGAACGGTTTCGGTTTCACCTACGAAGCGGTCCGGCCTGTCTGA
- a CDS encoding ABC transporter substrate-binding protein — MTGRRRKRIDSPAPTRRTWAERPPERAGAATASPGPRGARGVRTRPVALSASALTVCGALAAACGVMPGTSAPSASTIKVMTWAPENTRATNMPGMPATARAYARWVNAGGGIDGRDLQVVTCNDTNDSSGARDCAQRAVDEGVVAVVGSYSQFGRATLPTLEAAGIPFIGGYGVTPIEFTSPASYPVHGGQPALMAGLGRQLADRCAQVTLVRPDTTAGDALPPQIDAGLAAGRRGPVDDVRAPEDASEYTAEARRSLTRARTEPGTGNCVAAALGERTHTFFDSFRRIRAGHTQVRVGSVIGSVDQSVVDRAGGASGPYEGALISAWYPVATDRRWGTMREVIREHAFEDNRVDPTDAGAQTTWVAYTVLKQVVESLDGGEVSARTVRRALDGGLTVGTGGLTPPLRWRFEDLLAMNDHPRIVNADVTFQTVRDGRLVAARRGFVNVSDMLEHSGRPG; from the coding sequence ATGACCGGTCGGCGACGCAAGCGCATCGATTCCCCCGCTCCGACCCGCCGTACCTGGGCGGAACGGCCCCCCGAACGCGCGGGGGCGGCCACCGCGTCCCCAGGGCCCCGGGGCGCGCGCGGCGTCCGGACCCGGCCGGTCGCGCTGTCCGCGTCCGCCCTCACGGTCTGCGGCGCGCTCGCCGCCGCCTGCGGTGTGATGCCCGGCACATCGGCGCCGTCCGCTTCCACCATCAAGGTCATGACCTGGGCGCCGGAGAACACCAGGGCCACCAACATGCCGGGGATGCCGGCGACGGCACGCGCGTACGCGCGCTGGGTGAACGCGGGCGGCGGCATCGACGGCCGCGATCTCCAGGTCGTCACCTGCAACGACACCAACGACTCCAGCGGCGCGCGGGACTGCGCGCAGCGGGCGGTGGACGAGGGCGTCGTCGCCGTCGTCGGCTCGTACAGCCAGTTCGGCCGCGCCACCCTCCCGACGCTGGAGGCGGCGGGCATCCCGTTCATCGGCGGCTACGGCGTCACCCCGATCGAGTTCACCAGCCCGGCGTCGTACCCGGTGCACGGCGGGCAGCCCGCGCTGATGGCCGGACTGGGACGCCAGCTCGCGGACCGGTGCGCCCAGGTGACGCTGGTCCGGCCCGACACCACCGCGGGTGACGCGCTCCCGCCGCAGATCGATGCCGGGCTCGCCGCCGGACGACGGGGCCCGGTGGACGATGTGCGCGCCCCGGAGGACGCGTCCGAGTACACCGCCGAGGCCCGGAGATCACTGACCCGGGCCCGTACGGAACCCGGGACCGGGAACTGTGTGGCCGCCGCGCTCGGGGAACGCACCCACACGTTCTTCGACTCGTTCCGCCGGATCCGCGCCGGGCACACGCAGGTGCGCGTCGGTTCCGTGATCGGCAGCGTGGACCAGTCCGTCGTGGACCGCGCGGGCGGCGCCTCGGGGCCGTACGAGGGGGCCCTGATCTCGGCGTGGTACCCGGTGGCCACGGACCGGCGCTGGGGGACGATGCGCGAGGTGATCAGGGAGCACGCGTTCGAGGACAACCGCGTCGACCCCACGGACGCGGGGGCGCAGACCACCTGGGTCGCCTACACCGTGCTGAAGCAGGTCGTGGAGTCCCTGGACGGCGGCGAGGTGTCCGCCCGGACCGTGCGCCGCGCCCTCGACGGAGGTCTCACGGTGGGGACGGGCGGTCTGACCCCGCCCCTGCGCTGGCGGTTCGAGGACCTGCTCGCGATGAACGACCATCCGAGGATCGTGAACGCGGACGTCACCTTCCAGACCGTCCGCGACGGCCGGCTCGTGGCGGCGCGACGGGGGTTCGTGAACGTCTCCGACATGCTGGAGCACTCCGGCCGACCGGGGTGA
- the purU gene encoding formyltetrahydrofolate deformylase produces MSEQATAPADQYVLTLSCPDKQGIVHAVSSFLFMTGCNIEDSQQFGDHDTGLFFMRVHFSAEAPVTVDKLRASFAAVGDSFQMDWQLDRADDRMRVVLMVSRFGHCLNDLLFRARTGALPVEIVAVVSNHTDFAELVASYDVPFRHIPVTRDNKPQAEAELLELVRAEGVELVVLARYMQVLSDDLCKQLNGRIINIHHSFLPSFKGAKPYHQAHARGVKLIGATAHYVTADLDEGPIIEQEVERVGHGVTPDQLVATGRDVECQALARAVKWHAERRILLNGRRTVVFP; encoded by the coding sequence ATGAGTGAGCAGGCCACAGCCCCCGCCGATCAGTACGTCCTCACGTTGTCGTGCCCTGACAAGCAGGGCATCGTGCACGCCGTCTCCAGCTTTCTGTTCATGACCGGATGCAACATCGAGGACAGCCAGCAGTTCGGGGACCACGACACCGGCCTGTTCTTCATGCGGGTGCACTTCTCGGCGGAGGCCCCGGTGACCGTCGACAAGCTGCGGGCGAGCTTCGCGGCCGTCGGCGACTCCTTCCAGATGGACTGGCAGCTCGACCGCGCCGACGACCGGATGCGGGTCGTCCTCATGGTCAGCAGGTTCGGGCACTGCCTGAACGACCTGCTGTTCCGCGCGCGTACCGGCGCGCTGCCGGTGGAGATCGTCGCGGTGGTGTCCAACCACACCGACTTCGCGGAACTCGTCGCCTCCTACGACGTCCCGTTCCGCCACATCCCCGTCACCCGGGACAACAAGCCGCAGGCCGAGGCGGAACTGCTGGAGCTGGTCCGTGCGGAGGGTGTCGAGCTGGTCGTCCTCGCCCGCTACATGCAGGTGCTCTCCGACGATCTGTGCAAGCAGCTCAACGGCCGGATCATCAACATCCACCACTCGTTCCTGCCGAGCTTCAAGGGCGCCAAGCCGTACCACCAGGCCCACGCGCGCGGGGTGAAGCTGATCGGGGCGACCGCGCACTACGTGACCGCCGATCTCGACGAGGGTCCGATCATCGAGCAGGAGGTCGAGCGGGTGGGCCACGGGGTCACCCCGGACCAGCTCGTGGCGACCGGCCGCGACGTGGAGTGCCAGGCGCTCGCCCGCGCGGTGAAGTGGCACGCCGAGCGGCGCATCCTCCTGAACGGACGCCGCACGGTCGTCTTCCCCTGA
- a CDS encoding tetratricopeptide repeat protein has protein sequence MAARPLVARQPNERLQALIQEAACSNAGLARRVNMCGAEHGLDLRYDKTSVARWLRGQQPRGRAPAIIAEALGRKLGRTVTIDEIGMANGKNLASGVGLQFSPTVLGAIEQVCELWRSDVGRRDFLSGSSVAASALVEPSRDWLISTPDAQVARQAGPRVGASDVAAVKAMTQALVDLDHQYGSGHVRPVVVHYLNSVVSGLLAGSYREAIGRELFAAVARLTELAGYMAVDTGQPGLAQRYYIQALRLAQGAGDRGYGGYVLAASMSHLAAQLGNPREIAQLARAAQEGARGRVTPRAEAMFHAAEARGHALLGDTRSAQAATGRAVSAMERADSATGDDPVWIAHFDEAYLADELAHCHRDLGQSEAAARTAQEALDKHPQTRARRRAIGMVLLASAQVQQREIEQACHTGLSAVELLGTLRSNRGAEYLDDFQQRLEPFRDEPVVREFGARLELQAAA, from the coding sequence ATGGCCGCACGGCCACTCGTCGCGCGGCAGCCGAACGAACGGCTGCAAGCGCTCATCCAGGAAGCCGCGTGCTCCAACGCGGGGCTGGCCCGCCGCGTCAACATGTGCGGCGCGGAACACGGCCTCGACCTGCGTTACGACAAGACGTCCGTCGCCCGCTGGCTGCGAGGTCAGCAGCCACGGGGCCGGGCACCCGCGATCATCGCCGAGGCCCTGGGCCGCAAACTGGGCCGTACGGTCACGATCGACGAGATCGGCATGGCCAACGGCAAGAACCTCGCCTCCGGCGTCGGCCTCCAGTTCTCGCCCACCGTGCTCGGCGCCATCGAGCAGGTCTGCGAACTGTGGCGCAGCGACGTGGGCCGCAGGGACTTCCTGTCGGGCTCGTCGGTGGCCGCGTCCGCGCTGGTCGAACCCAGCAGGGACTGGCTCATCTCCACCCCCGACGCCCAGGTGGCACGCCAGGCGGGCCCCCGCGTGGGCGCCTCCGACGTGGCCGCCGTCAAGGCGATGACCCAGGCCCTGGTCGACCTCGACCACCAGTACGGCAGCGGACACGTCAGGCCCGTCGTCGTCCACTACCTCAACAGCGTCGTCTCCGGGCTGCTCGCGGGCTCGTACCGGGAGGCGATCGGGCGTGAACTGTTCGCGGCGGTCGCCCGGTTGACGGAACTCGCGGGCTACATGGCCGTCGACACCGGCCAGCCCGGCCTCGCCCAGCGCTACTACATCCAGGCGCTGCGCCTCGCCCAGGGCGCTGGCGACCGGGGATACGGCGGCTATGTGCTGGCGGCCTCCATGAGCCATCTGGCCGCCCAGCTCGGCAACCCGCGCGAGATCGCCCAGCTCGCCCGCGCCGCACAGGAGGGCGCGCGCGGACGGGTCACCCCACGCGCGGAGGCCATGTTCCACGCCGCCGAGGCCCGGGGTCACGCCCTCCTCGGGGACACCCGGTCCGCCCAGGCGGCGACCGGCCGCGCGGTCTCCGCGATGGAACGCGCCGACTCCGCCACCGGCGACGACCCCGTGTGGATCGCCCACTTCGACGAGGCGTACCTCGCGGACGAACTCGCCCACTGCCACCGCGACCTCGGCCAGTCCGAGGCCGCCGCCCGCACCGCACAGGAGGCACTCGACAAACACCCGCAGACCCGCGCGCGAAGGCGGGCGATCGGCATGGTGCTGCTCGCCAGCGCCCAGGTGCAGCAGCGCGAGATCGAGCAGGCGTGCCACACGGGTCTGAGCGCCGTCGAACTGCTGGGCACCCTGCGGTCCAACCGCGGTGCCGAGTACCTCGACGACTTCCAGCAACGGCTCGAACCGTTCCGCGACGAGCCGGTGGTACGGGAGTTCGGCGCCCGCCTCGAACTCCAGGCCGCGGCCTGA
- a CDS encoding STAS domain-containing protein, whose product MGVAFRVTEEEQGDWAVLRVSGELDLLTSPVLRQRVRDVVAEGRHALVLDLSDVFFCDSSGVGVLIATRRLIRSCQGRLRLTLPARGAVDGSHVNRVLAALGVRRLFDVYPDVESAVSERTQPLSA is encoded by the coding sequence CTGGGCGTGGCGTTCAGGGTGACCGAGGAGGAGCAGGGCGACTGGGCCGTGCTGCGGGTGTCGGGCGAGTTGGACTTGTTGACGTCGCCGGTGCTGCGGCAGCGGGTGCGCGACGTGGTGGCGGAGGGGCGGCACGCTCTCGTGCTGGATCTCTCCGACGTGTTCTTCTGCGATTCCAGCGGAGTGGGTGTGCTGATCGCGACACGGCGCCTCATCCGGTCCTGTCAGGGACGGCTGCGGCTGACGCTCCCCGCGCGCGGGGCGGTCGACGGCTCGCACGTCAACCGTGTGCTCGCGGCGCTCGGCGTCCGTCGCCTCTTCGACGTGTACCCGGACGTCGAGTCGGCCGTCAGCGAGCGGACGCAGCCGCTGTCCGCGTAG
- a CDS encoding EF-hand domain-containing protein, which translates to MVSTENERRIAARFATFDQDGNGYIDREDFSSAAKTLLTEFGTPARCDKGQALYIGAEAFWQGMAGIADRDGDQRITRGEFVNSAVKRLRDNPEGFAEIARPFLHAALAVADTDADGATTVHEVVRALRCLGVAEASAKAVAEALDQDADGRITEREVVTAFARYFTVPE; encoded by the coding sequence ATGGTCAGCACCGAGAACGAGCGCAGGATCGCCGCCCGGTTCGCCACTTTCGACCAGGACGGCAACGGCTACATCGACCGCGAGGACTTCAGCTCCGCGGCCAAGACCCTGCTCACCGAGTTCGGCACGCCCGCGCGGTGCGACAAGGGGCAGGCCCTGTACATCGGTGCCGAGGCGTTCTGGCAGGGCATGGCGGGGATCGCCGACCGGGACGGTGACCAGCGCATCACGCGCGGGGAGTTCGTGAACAGCGCGGTCAAGCGGCTGCGGGACAACCCGGAGGGCTTCGCGGAGATCGCCCGGCCCTTCCTGCACGCGGCCCTCGCCGTCGCGGACACCGACGCGGACGGCGCCACCACCGTGCACGAGGTCGTGCGGGCGCTGCGTTGCCTGGGCGTGGCAGAGGCGTCCGCCAAGGCCGTCGCGGAGGCGCTCGACCAGGACGCGGACGGCCGGATCACCGAGCGGGAGGTCGTCACGGCCTTCGCCCGCTACTTCACGGTCCCGGAGTAG
- a CDS encoding MFS transporter: MSYREVVSKAVGAWAVVAVGARLPVAMAPLALVFFVRERPGGYTLGAALAAVYVVGEIVGAPLLGMRMRSERARPHLAAGLCVGAAAFVGLGLLPGGHPLVLGVLAFVAGAAPAAAPGGLRALLTTLVPDRAVTQVLSVESMLTNAVWAASPALVAGLALGVAPATPLLLAGGFMGASVVGLWLLPPGWTSDPDDRGGEPMARLMARVWPVYVLGAAGLAPLALAELVLPALLEHRGVGVGWTGPLLAGLSVGAAAGAYVYGLRSWPGRLPTQGLVLLCGLLTCVIVVALVPNTVVLAVALACGGVLQAGALLARNLSLREVLPPSAVAAGYSLMYAAVGAGYAAAGSLAGVLLGVTTPSGAMLAGVGLTAVLIVVAAVGERRLTARVRCGAGSSPLAGSGGGASSARGEGGARPEGAPVRGGRDTEGGL, encoded by the coding sequence ATGAGTTATCGCGAGGTCGTCTCGAAGGCCGTGGGCGCCTGGGCGGTGGTCGCCGTGGGCGCGCGGCTGCCCGTCGCCATGGCGCCTCTCGCCCTGGTCTTCTTCGTGCGCGAGCGGCCCGGCGGATACACCCTGGGCGCCGCGCTCGCCGCCGTGTACGTGGTCGGGGAGATCGTCGGCGCGCCCTTGCTCGGGATGCGGATGCGGTCCGAGCGGGCCAGACCGCATCTCGCCGCCGGGCTGTGCGTGGGCGCGGCGGCCTTCGTCGGGCTGGGGCTGCTGCCGGGCGGGCACCCACTCGTGCTCGGCGTGCTCGCCTTCGTCGCGGGCGCGGCACCCGCTGCCGCGCCGGGCGGGCTGCGCGCGCTGCTGACCACCCTCGTCCCCGACCGGGCGGTCACCCAGGTGCTGTCCGTCGAGTCCATGCTCACCAACGCGGTGTGGGCCGCGTCCCCGGCCCTTGTCGCCGGACTCGCCCTCGGGGTGGCACCCGCCACGCCGCTGCTGCTGGCCGGAGGCTTCATGGGCGCGTCGGTCGTGGGGCTGTGGCTGCTGCCCCCGGGCTGGACCTCGGATCCGGACGACCGGGGTGGCGAGCCGATGGCGCGGCTGATGGCGCGCGTCTGGCCCGTGTACGTGCTCGGGGCGGCCGGCCTCGCCCCGCTGGCCCTCGCCGAGCTGGTGCTGCCCGCCCTCCTGGAGCATCGCGGTGTGGGTGTGGGCTGGACGGGGCCGCTGCTCGCGGGGCTGTCCGTGGGCGCGGCGGCGGGGGCGTACGTGTACGGGCTGCGGAGCTGGCCGGGGCGGCTGCCCACGCAGGGTCTCGTGTTGCTCTGCGGCCTCCTGACCTGCGTGATCGTCGTGGCCCTGGTCCCGAACACCGTGGTTCTCGCCGTCGCCCTGGCCTGTGGCGGTGTCCTCCAGGCGGGCGCCCTGCTCGCGCGCAACCTGTCCCTGCGGGAGGTGCTGCCGCCCAGCGCGGTCGCCGCCGGCTACTCGCTGATGTACGCGGCGGTGGGCGCCGGATACGCGGCGGCGGGGTCCCTCGCGGGCGTCCTGCTCGGGGTCACCACTCCGTCCGGCGCGATGCTCGCCGGCGTCGGGCTCACCGCGGTGCTGATCGTTGTCGCCGCGGTGGGCGAACGACGGTTGACCGCACGGGTGCGGTGTGGCGCGGGGTCGTCCCCGCTCGCCGGGTCCGGCGGTGGAGCGTCGTCAGCGCGCGGGGAGGGCGGTGCCCGACCGGAAGGTGCGCCGGTACGCGGTGGGCGTGACACCGAGGGCGGCCTGTAG
- a CDS encoding bifunctional DNA primase/polymerase: MEETIGVTSAAQIPKQRGDALPDTAARYAEERHWDVFPGTWMETVDGVPRCSCGDTGCAEPGAHPAREDWATQATGSATVARRLWAKQATASILMPTGRTFDAIDVPETAGFLALARMERMELTLGPVTCTPDRRMQFFVLPGAAAKVPDLVRKLGWPPASLDLVTLGEGAYVAAPPTRFGTKGAVQWACRPTAANRWLPDAEEIVSPLAYACGREARR; this comes from the coding sequence GTGGAAGAGACCATCGGAGTCACATCGGCCGCCCAGATCCCCAAGCAGCGTGGGGACGCCCTCCCGGACACCGCGGCGCGGTACGCCGAGGAGCGGCACTGGGACGTGTTCCCCGGTACGTGGATGGAGACCGTGGACGGGGTCCCCCGATGCTCGTGCGGCGACACCGGTTGCGCCGAGCCCGGCGCCCATCCCGCGCGCGAGGACTGGGCGACCCAGGCCACGGGCAGCGCGACCGTGGCCCGCCGGCTCTGGGCGAAGCAGGCGACGGCGTCGATCCTGATGCCCACGGGCCGCACCTTCGACGCGATCGATGTGCCCGAGACGGCCGGGTTCCTCGCCCTGGCGCGAATGGAGCGGATGGAACTCACCCTCGGCCCGGTGACCTGCACCCCGGACCGGCGGATGCAGTTCTTCGTGCTGCCGGGTGCCGCCGCCAAGGTCCCCGACCTGGTCCGCAAGCTCGGCTGGCCGCCCGCCTCGCTCGACCTGGTGACCCTGGGCGAGGGAGCCTATGTGGCCGCCCCGCCGACCCGGTTCGGCACCAAGGGCGCCGTCCAGTGGGCATGCCGCCCCACCGCGGCCAATCGCTGGCTGCCCGACGCGGAGGAGATCGTGAGCCCGTTGGCGTACGCCTGCGGCCGGGAGGCCCGTCGATAG
- a CDS encoding SCO4402 family protein, with product MTVQGPENPSRRGRRSSTMGGMPLNDMPWWRWRSNVRSALHMLSDPGFQHDCWLAGHTGYGDVTDAVYRLVEDTWLDNWSAEKYVGTIFRDSDEAALVDAAVLRVLKIMHQVGPDAAVSAYLEHPGWPEAVHAAREAHVRLATSDGEDPDQPPRTLEVLRIMTRTA from the coding sequence GTGACCGTGCAAGGTCCGGAGAACCCTTCCCGTCGTGGCCGCCGCTCCTCCACCATGGGCGGCATGCCACTCAACGACATGCCGTGGTGGCGCTGGCGCAGCAACGTGCGTTCCGCGCTGCACATGCTCTCCGACCCGGGTTTCCAGCACGACTGCTGGCTCGCCGGGCACACCGGCTACGGGGATGTGACCGACGCCGTGTACCGGCTCGTCGAGGACACCTGGCTCGACAACTGGTCCGCGGAGAAGTACGTGGGGACGATCTTCCGGGACTCCGACGAGGCCGCCCTTGTCGACGCCGCCGTCCTGCGGGTGCTGAAGATCATGCACCAGGTGGGGCCCGACGCGGCCGTCTCCGCGTATCTGGAGCACCCGGGGTGGCCGGAGGCCGTGCACGCCGCGCGCGAGGCCCATGTACGGCTCGCGACGAGCGACGGCGAGGACCCGGATCAGCCGCCGCGGACCCTTGAGGTGCTGCGGATCATGACCCGCACCGCCTGA
- a CDS encoding GlxA family transcriptional regulator, with translation MRDQVPCPPRDPVPVAPPHRVVVLALDGVLPFELGIPQRIFGRARDAAGRGLYEVVTCSVRAPGPVRAEADFSILVENGPEALATADTVVVPASYQLGPVFEKGELTGELATALGYVRPGTRLMSICTGGYVLAAAGWLDGRPATTHWSSADHFQRLFPRVEVDADVLFVDDGDVLTSAGVAAGIDLCLHVVRRDHGSAVANDVARRTVVPPHRDGGQAQYIERPVPEPRLATTASARAWALARLHEPLQLRDLAARESMSVRTFTRRFREEVGVSPGQWLTHQRVQRARHLLESSALSMDQVAQDAGFGTAQSMRQHLQAALGVTPTAYRRTFRSGTALPAR, from the coding sequence ATGCGGGACCAAGTCCCCTGCCCGCCACGGGACCCGGTACCGGTCGCGCCCCCGCACCGCGTGGTCGTCCTCGCGCTCGACGGCGTCCTGCCCTTCGAACTGGGCATCCCCCAGCGCATCTTCGGCCGCGCGCGGGATGCCGCCGGGCGGGGGCTGTACGAGGTCGTGACCTGTTCGGTCCGGGCCCCGGGGCCGGTCCGCGCGGAGGCCGACTTCTCGATCCTCGTGGAGAACGGACCCGAGGCCCTCGCCACCGCCGACACGGTCGTGGTGCCCGCCTCCTACCAGCTGGGGCCCGTCTTCGAGAAGGGCGAACTCACCGGCGAACTGGCCACCGCGCTCGGGTACGTCCGCCCGGGCACCCGGCTGATGTCCATCTGTACGGGTGGCTACGTCCTCGCCGCGGCGGGCTGGCTGGACGGCCGCCCCGCCACCACCCACTGGTCCTCCGCCGACCACTTTCAACGCCTCTTCCCCCGGGTCGAGGTCGACGCGGACGTCCTGTTCGTCGATGACGGTGATGTGCTCACCTCCGCGGGGGTCGCCGCCGGCATCGACCTCTGTCTCCATGTCGTACGCCGGGACCACGGCTCCGCGGTCGCCAACGACGTGGCCCGCCGCACCGTCGTCCCCCCGCACCGCGACGGGGGCCAGGCCCAGTACATCGAGAGGCCCGTGCCGGAGCCCCGGCTGGCGACCACCGCAAGCGCGCGGGCCTGGGCCCTGGCCCGGCTGCACGAGCCGCTCCAGCTCCGGGACCTGGCGGCCCGCGAGTCCATGTCCGTACGCACGTTCACGCGTCGGTTCCGTGAGGAGGTCGGGGTGAGTCCCGGTCAGTGGCTCACCCACCAGCGTGTGCAGCGGGCCCGGCATCTGCTGGAGTCGAGCGCCCTGTCCATGGACCAGGTGGCTCAGGACGCCGGGTTCGGGACCGCGCAGTCCATGCGCCAGCATCTACAGGCCGCCCTCGGTGTCACGCCCACCGCGTACCGGCGCACCTTCCGGTCGGGCACCGCCCTCCCCGCGCGCTGA